One segment of Candidatus Zixiibacteriota bacterium DNA contains the following:
- a CDS encoding TolC family protein yields MKNDRKGAYCIGSAVILLALLLATPISVTFAKTYTLNECIDRALGTNLSVVQAQGSLRQAKSDVLYSWGQYLPSIGWQMRGTYNHLRLSRVYDEDTRQFFEVDYTRDSHSYRALLWGRLTLFDGLTRYHDYASSKAYRSEREHRLTQTQIQAAFGVKTDYFNLLKAQSIFDIRRKATERSHQLMKIAQTKYELGSASLSDVLKAKVSLSQAQLDSLTAENAVATGQAKLAYAVGENVNEAIVVTEVDLSVAIYSIEQVNDMAIRQNPDYLASQESLRAASHGLSSARGAYYPSVSLDAGKSWDGLELGQLDERWADNYLIYANATLDFNIFNRFGTKRQTEYAKANLHTAEYTLSDTKRAVELEVREAYLNLQEKAKARELANERLASAAEDYKLAQEKYTLGAATILDILDAEVSLKTAESDKIDSKYNYYLAVARLQQVMGIIE; encoded by the coding sequence ATGAAGAATGATAGAAAAGGCGCATATTGCATCGGTTCGGCAGTCATCCTGCTTGCTCTTCTGCTTGCGACGCCAATCTCAGTGACATTCGCCAAGACCTATACTCTGAATGAGTGTATCGATAGGGCGCTCGGGACGAATCTCTCTGTGGTACAGGCACAGGGCAGTCTAAGGCAGGCGAAGTCGGACGTTTTGTACTCATGGGGGCAGTATTTGCCGAGCATTGGCTGGCAGATGCGAGGGACATACAACCATCTGCGATTATCCAGGGTCTATGATGAGGACACCCGGCAATTCTTTGAGGTCGATTACACAAGGGATTCGCACTCATACCGCGCGTTGCTCTGGGGACGCCTGACGCTCTTCGACGGATTGACTCGTTATCACGACTACGCAAGCTCTAAAGCATATCGGAGTGAGAGAGAGCACCGGCTGACACAGACACAGATTCAGGCCGCATTTGGGGTCAAGACGGATTATTTCAACCTTCTTAAGGCGCAGTCGATATTCGACATCAGGAGAAAAGCGACCGAACGCTCTCATCAGTTGATGAAGATCGCACAAACGAAGTACGAACTCGGATCAGCTTCGCTGTCCGACGTACTCAAGGCTAAGGTCTCTCTTTCTCAAGCGCAGCTCGATTCACTGACTGCGGAGAACGCTGTTGCCACCGGTCAGGCAAAGCTGGCCTACGCAGTTGGAGAAAATGTGAACGAGGCTATTGTAGTGACTGAAGTTGATTTATCCGTAGCAATATATTCTATCGAGCAAGTCAACGACATGGCAATTCGCCAGAACCCTGACTATCTCGCCTCACAGGAAAGTCTGCGAGCGGCGTCGCACGGACTCAGCTCTGCAAGGGGAGCATATTATCCCTCAGTTTCTCTCGATGCGGGCAAGAGTTGGGACGGGCTCGAACTGGGGCAGTTAGATGAAAGGTGGGCCGACAATTACCTCATCTATGCGAACGCGACTCTCGATTTCAACATCTTCAACAGATTCGGAACAAAAAGGCAGACAGAATACGCAAAGGCGAATCTGCACACAGCAGAGTATACACTGAGCGATACGAAACGAGCTGTCGAGCTTGAGGTGCGCGAGGCATACCTGAATCTTCAGGAAAAAGCAAAGGCGAGAGAGCTTGCCAACGAACGACTTGCATCGGCTGCGGAAGACTACAAACTTGCGCAGGAGAAATACACGCTGGGAGCCGCCACAATACTTGATATCCTCGACGCTGAGGTCAGTCTCAAAACAGCTGAATCGGACAAGATCGATAGCAAGTATAACTATTATCTGGCTGTGGCGAGGCTCCAGCAGGTTATGGGAATTATTGAATAG
- a CDS encoding efflux RND transporter periplasmic adaptor subunit, with protein sequence MPNDSIKPNGLHKKKSKKKLLIIVGGIVVVAILVIVNLSMSSQKGSKVTSGLVERGDIISKVTATGRVKPKTEVKIQASVQATIVELPVKEGDFVHAGDLLVKLDQTRYQAAVRMVKADLASARANMKQSEANMLEAELTNTRAERMFEKGLLSDEERIARKTSYEVAAARYEASQYQVEQSQANVIQSQDALDKTVLTSPMNGVITDLNAEVGEIVLVGTMNNPGTVIMTVSDLSEIEVEAEVDETDIAAVVLGQKAAIRVDAFPDTIFEATVTEVGNSAKVSGFSSQDQVTNFIVKVQFSETYDPVKPGMTAEVDITTNEHKDVLHVPIQAVVMRDELPKTEDEMADEQTESSGAAIAAEPTEDIKNASKDSDKKEYEGVFLIRDGEVSFVEVTTGISDQQSIEITSGLSDSLELVIGPYKMLRKLKHGDEVIPEQKKEVE encoded by the coding sequence GTGCCGAATGACTCCATCAAGCCGAATGGACTTCATAAGAAGAAATCCAAAAAGAAACTCCTGATCATCGTGGGAGGCATCGTCGTAGTGGCGATTCTTGTAATTGTCAATCTTAGCATGTCCTCTCAGAAAGGGTCGAAAGTCACCTCCGGTTTGGTGGAGAGAGGCGACATCATATCAAAGGTGACCGCGACCGGTCGCGTCAAGCCAAAGACTGAAGTCAAGATACAGGCATCGGTGCAGGCTACAATCGTCGAACTCCCGGTGAAAGAAGGGGACTTCGTACACGCCGGTGATCTGCTGGTTAAGCTGGACCAGACTCGATACCAGGCCGCAGTGCGCATGGTAAAAGCCGACCTTGCATCCGCTCGGGCTAATATGAAGCAGAGCGAGGCAAATATGCTCGAAGCTGAATTGACGAACACCCGAGCAGAGCGCATGTTCGAGAAGGGGCTGCTGTCGGATGAGGAGAGAATCGCTCGTAAGACCTCTTATGAAGTTGCAGCCGCCCGGTACGAAGCTTCACAATATCAGGTGGAACAGAGTCAGGCGAATGTCATCCAGTCGCAGGATGCTCTCGACAAAACAGTTCTGACTTCTCCCATGAACGGCGTTATCACTGACTTGAATGCGGAAGTGGGCGAGATCGTACTGGTTGGCACCATGAACAACCCCGGTACGGTTATCATGACCGTATCAGATCTGAGCGAAATAGAAGTTGAAGCAGAAGTTGACGAGACAGATATTGCAGCTGTGGTGCTGGGTCAGAAGGCCGCCATTCGTGTCGATGCCTTCCCGGATACGATCTTCGAGGCTACAGTCACCGAAGTAGGAAACTCCGCCAAAGTATCCGGATTCTCGAGCCAGGATCAGGTGACTAATTTCATTGTCAAAGTCCAGTTCTCTGAGACATATGATCCCGTGAAGCCGGGCATGACAGCCGAAGTCGACATCACAACCAACGAGCACAAGGATGTTCTTCATGTTCCGATTCAGGCCGTCGTCATGAGAGATGAGCTTCCCAAAACAGAGGATGAGATGGCCGATGAGCAAACTGAATCCTCTGGAGCAGCTATCGCTGCAGAGCCGACAGAGGACATCAAGAATGCGTCCAAGGACAGTGATAAGAAGGAATACGAAGGTGTGTTCCTGATCAGGGATGGCGAGGTTTCTTTTGTCGAAGTAACTACGGGGATATCCGATCAGCAGAGTATCGAAATCACGTCGGGACTCTCTGACAGCCTTGAGCTTGTGATCGGACCCTACAAAATGTTGCGAAAACTCAAACACGGCGACGAAGTGATACCTGAGCAGAAGAAAGAAGTGGAGTAA
- a CDS encoding ABC transporter ATP-binding protein, with amino-acid sequence MLIETVDIWKTYIMGYEELHALRGVDLSVEKGEYLAIMGPSGSGKSTLMNLIGCLDTPTRGSYYLNGQLVSELNDDELARIRNKEIGFVFQTFNLLPRATALHNVELPLIYNGTDSASRREKAEMALASVDLADRMTHKPNELSGGQRQRVALARALVNNPSILLADEPTGNLDTATGEEIMNVFDSLHQQGHTIIMVTHEKHIAERAERAIHILDGKVEREERRAG; translated from the coding sequence ATGCTGATAGAAACGGTAGATATCTGGAAGACTTACATAATGGGTTACGAGGAGCTCCATGCCCTGAGAGGCGTGGACTTGTCCGTGGAGAAGGGTGAATACCTGGCAATCATGGGACCGTCCGGATCAGGAAAGTCTACTCTTATGAATCTGATCGGATGCCTGGATACTCCGACCAGGGGATCGTATTATCTGAACGGTCAGCTTGTTTCCGAGCTTAACGACGACGAGCTCGCAAGAATACGGAACAAGGAAATCGGATTCGTATTTCAGACGTTTAATCTGCTCCCACGGGCAACCGCGCTGCACAATGTCGAGCTTCCCCTGATATACAACGGCACTGATTCAGCATCTCGCAGAGAGAAGGCCGAGATGGCTCTCGCATCGGTCGACCTTGCAGACAGGATGACCCACAAGCCTAATGAGCTCTCCGGGGGGCAACGCCAGAGAGTAGCGCTGGCACGCGCTCTTGTGAACAACCCCTCTATCCTCCTTGCTGATGAGCCGACAGGGAATCTCGACACCGCAACCGGCGAAGAAATCATGAATGTCTTCGATAGCCTCCATCAGCAGGGCCACACGATCATAATGGTCACACACGAAAAGCATATCGCTGAACGCGCCGAACGGGCAATCCACATCCTTGACGGCAAGGTTGAACGCGAGGAACGGCGAGCCGGATAG
- a CDS encoding ABC transporter permease, with product MKVWDIVVMSAQALRAHVLRTTLTILGVVIGVTSVIAIVSIIEGMNFRVAELINSMGPSSFVVNKGGIITSHEAWLKARKRKDLTMNDLRAIQDECESCYKVGARAFRSRAVKYGSEKVNDVLVFGGTYNFIDITEFEIGEGRMHSQFDDDHSRSVVLIGAGIEKELFPNLNPIGRQVKIGGFKYDVIGIAKERGAILGNDLDKFVVIPLTNLRKNFGTSRNLQLLISAKSPETLQETMDEVRMILRARRHVPYSEDDDFGIVTSDAFMAMYEQVTKAVRVTAIVIPAIALVVAGIVVMNIMMVSVTERTREIGIRKSLGARRKSILLQFVLEALLMSIAGGVIGIGLGLGSAKLLTDWGSLPFIISPIAVGGGICVSTGIGVIFGLYPALKGSKLDPVDAMRYET from the coding sequence ATGAAAGTTTGGGATATAGTCGTAATGTCGGCGCAGGCGCTCCGCGCCCACGTGCTCAGGACTACGCTCACCATACTCGGCGTGGTCATCGGGGTAACATCCGTCATAGCAATCGTTTCGATCATCGAGGGGATGAATTTCAGGGTCGCCGAGCTGATCAACTCGATGGGCCCCTCATCGTTCGTAGTGAACAAAGGCGGCATAATCACCTCGCATGAGGCGTGGCTAAAGGCACGCAAGCGAAAAGACCTCACGATGAATGATCTGCGCGCGATACAGGACGAATGCGAATCCTGCTACAAGGTCGGAGCAAGAGCTTTCAGGTCCAGAGCGGTGAAGTACGGCAGCGAGAAAGTGAACGACGTGCTGGTATTCGGGGGCACTTACAACTTCATCGACATAACAGAGTTTGAAATCGGCGAAGGGCGCATGCACTCCCAGTTCGACGACGACCATTCCAGATCAGTTGTATTGATTGGTGCGGGAATTGAGAAAGAGCTCTTCCCAAACCTCAATCCAATCGGCCGACAGGTCAAGATCGGCGGCTTTAAATACGATGTAATCGGCATTGCCAAAGAGCGTGGTGCAATTTTGGGAAACGATCTAGACAAGTTCGTAGTGATACCGCTGACGAACCTGCGGAAGAATTTCGGTACAAGCCGCAATTTGCAGTTGCTAATCAGCGCCAAATCACCGGAAACATTGCAGGAAACGATGGACGAGGTCAGGATGATCCTTCGTGCACGCAGACATGTTCCATATAGTGAAGACGACGACTTCGGGATAGTGACATCCGACGCGTTCATGGCAATGTATGAGCAGGTGACAAAGGCGGTCAGAGTAACGGCCATCGTTATCCCGGCAATTGCGCTGGTTGTAGCCGGTATTGTCGTGATGAACATCATGATGGTGTCCGTGACCGAACGTACTCGCGAAATCGGCATCAGAAAGTCCCTGGGGGCAAGACGGAAGTCGATTCTGCTGCAATTCGTGCTGGAAGCACTGCTCATGTCCATAGCGGGCGGAGTCATTGGCATCGGTCTCGGGCTGGGTTCCGCAAAACTGCTAACCGATTGGGGTAGTCTGCCATTTATAATCTCGCCTATCGCGGTTGGCGGTGGTATTTGTGTATCAACCGGTATCGGCGTGATATTCGGTCTCTACCCTGCCCTAAAGGGATCGAAACTCGATCCAGTTGATGCTATGAGGTACGAAACATGA
- a CDS encoding ABC transporter permease, with amino-acid sequence MNLVEGTQGVKIALDSIWANKFRSFMTILGVLIGVASVIAMVAIIKGVDESVKGSIEKLGSNVLFVSKFPPDTDYSNLSDEERRRKPVTTEDANVIREQCPSVDGISPEDYYQRPDGNIAKYRDQTVERPTLFGTLPDYEKVNNTFADKGRFFTETENFHAARVCVLGYDISEGLFPDRDPIGEVITINSTRFTVVGVMEELDLVFNDSPNKFIAIPLNTFLKMYPWEKELWLAVSARSPELIDQAKEEIVNALRLHRGVPYDKENDFAIFTQENLKELYEDLTGTIVAVMVVISAIGLMVGGVGVLNIMLVSVTERTREIGVRKAIGARKSNILLQFLVEAVTLSCSGGIIGILVGLGISAIVSAATGLPFAVPVMGIILGFSVAVGVGLISGVYPAYRAAKVDPVVSLRYE; translated from the coding sequence ATGAACCTCGTGGAGGGGACACAGGGAGTCAAGATCGCACTCGACTCGATCTGGGCTAACAAGTTCCGGTCATTCATGACGATTCTTGGCGTTCTGATCGGGGTGGCGTCAGTAATCGCGATGGTAGCTATCATCAAAGGTGTTGATGAATCTGTTAAGGGATCGATCGAGAAGCTCGGCTCAAACGTGTTGTTCGTATCGAAATTTCCTCCTGACACCGACTACTCGAATCTGTCGGATGAAGAACGCCGGCGCAAACCAGTTACCACTGAAGATGCTAATGTAATTCGGGAGCAGTGTCCATCGGTCGACGGAATTTCCCCGGAAGACTATTACCAGAGACCGGACGGCAACATAGCGAAGTATCGCGATCAGACGGTGGAACGACCCACCCTATTTGGCACACTTCCAGATTACGAAAAAGTCAACAATACGTTTGCCGACAAAGGCAGGTTCTTTACCGAAACTGAAAATTTCCATGCGGCAAGGGTCTGTGTGCTCGGGTACGACATCTCCGAGGGGCTTTTCCCGGATAGGGACCCGATCGGAGAGGTAATTACGATCAACAGCACGAGATTCACTGTTGTCGGTGTCATGGAAGAGCTCGATCTGGTGTTCAATGATTCACCGAACAAGTTCATCGCCATCCCACTCAACACATTTTTGAAAATGTACCCATGGGAAAAGGAGTTGTGGTTGGCGGTTTCGGCGAGGTCTCCGGAGTTGATAGATCAGGCAAAGGAAGAGATAGTAAACGCTTTAAGGCTTCATCGCGGGGTGCCGTATGACAAAGAGAACGACTTCGCTATTTTCACGCAGGAGAATCTGAAGGAGCTATATGAAGACCTGACAGGTACTATTGTCGCGGTCATGGTCGTCATTTCAGCTATCGGTCTGATGGTTGGCGGAGTCGGTGTGCTGAACATTATGCTTGTTTCGGTTACCGAGAGGACTCGTGAAATCGGTGTCCGAAAGGCGATTGGCGCAAGAAAATCCAATATCCTTCTGCAGTTCCTGGTCGAAGCTGTCACCCTTTCCTGCTCCGGCGGAATCATCGGGATACTGGTTGGGCTCGGTATCTCAGCCATCGTATCTGCAGCCACAGGGCTTCCGTTCGCTGTTCCAGTCATGGGGATCATTCTCGGCTTCTCGGTCGCAGTGGGGGTTGGCCTCATTTCCGGCGTCTATCCGGCGTATCGAGCAGCCAAAGTCGATCCGGTAGTATCCCTCAGATACGAATAG
- a CDS encoding GWxTD domain-containing protein: MDITRKRLVVVVIGVLLLWSAVPAFCQTGYVTTQDPDSPRFIFDFAAFRSDVDEDMVTLEIYYKIYNDGLQFFKQDGKFVANYEFNVVVLGVDKNQVTGFSRQRKHTLDTYAQTTSAGGYLINQIELLVPKGEFKVVCKLIDELSGKVASMEKDVRVEDLFRNEISMSDIEFVHSIEEQADEESGFDKGEKRIVPFVSRSFSGDADNVSFYAELYCDKADPTDVSIQYKVVDEKAKVAYKDKLDLTLESQITRLIKVVSTENLVPGRYELSFELKDSHKRTLVNRKTTFTVAWSMKALIRNDFSAAVEQLRYIASKDETDKLKKADPEAREQVFEDFWRDHDKYPETPENETRSLYYGRIRHANENFSVVNQQGWETDRGRIYIIFGEPDNVERYPFELTSVPYQVWYYYRLSRTFVFEDTHHTGDYYLKFPYDGRRGGLHENFEDFD, translated from the coding sequence ATGGATATTACACGAAAGCGCTTGGTTGTAGTTGTCATAGGAGTCCTTCTCCTCTGGTCTGCAGTTCCCGCCTTCTGCCAGACGGGATACGTAACCACTCAGGACCCCGATAGCCCCAGGTTCATTTTCGACTTTGCGGCCTTTCGCTCCGATGTCGACGAAGACATGGTGACATTGGAGATTTATTATAAGATTTATAATGATGGCCTCCAGTTTTTCAAGCAGGATGGTAAATTCGTTGCAAACTACGAATTCAATGTTGTGGTGCTGGGTGTGGACAAGAACCAGGTTACCGGTTTTTCGAGGCAGAGGAAGCACACTCTCGATACATATGCTCAGACAACCAGCGCGGGAGGCTATCTGATCAATCAGATTGAATTGCTGGTCCCGAAAGGGGAATTCAAAGTTGTGTGCAAGCTCATTGACGAACTCTCCGGCAAGGTTGCCTCAATGGAGAAGGACGTGCGGGTCGAAGATCTCTTTCGAAACGAGATCAGCATGTCTGACATTGAGTTTGTCCACTCTATAGAGGAACAAGCTGATGAGGAGTCAGGGTTCGATAAGGGCGAGAAACGTATTGTGCCGTTTGTGTCGCGAAGTTTCAGCGGAGACGCTGACAACGTCTCGTTTTATGCTGAATTGTATTGCGACAAGGCGGATCCCACCGATGTCTCTATCCAATACAAAGTCGTAGATGAGAAGGCAAAAGTGGCATACAAGGACAAACTGGACCTAACCCTCGAAAGTCAGATCACACGATTGATCAAGGTGGTATCTACAGAGAACCTTGTTCCGGGCCGGTACGAATTATCATTCGAGTTGAAGGACAGCCATAAACGAACACTTGTTAATCGCAAGACCACGTTTACGGTTGCCTGGTCGATGAAGGCCCTGATTCGTAACGACTTCAGCGCTGCAGTGGAACAACTTCGCTACATCGCATCGAAAGACGAGACAGATAAACTCAAGAAGGCCGATCCGGAAGCACGGGAACAAGTATTTGAAGATTTCTGGAGAGACCATGACAAGTATCCGGAGACTCCCGAGAATGAGACGAGGAGCCTCTATTACGGCAGGATCAGACATGCCAATGAGAATTTCAGTGTTGTGAATCAGCAGGGATGGGAAACTGACAGGGGAAGAATTTATATCATCTTCGGTGAACCGGACAACGTCGAACGATACCCGTTCGAGTTGACCAGCGTACCATATCAGGTATGGTACTACTACCGGCTGTCACGCACTTTTGTATTCGAGGACACACACCACACCGGCGATTACTATCTTAAGTTCCCGTACGACGGTCGCCGGGGTGGGCTCCATGAGAATTTCGAAGACTTTGACTAG
- a CDS encoding GWxTD domain-containing protein: MRIVLSFLLCMLALQTASFGQAEAQQERIAAWLDYACFKFEPNDSLTLVEFYYGLQRYQLTFASTDSNYAATAFVWIEILDEDGSTLDTLYKKITTSVKSPAETNNRNVRLTDQIATSLRPGTYIASLYIEDVESHVENVALSGKYGQRKVKVLVPSFNTDRLTMSGIELAYRIDLLPQGVQTSEYKSIDKSQRRVIPNPSRIFVNEDSMMYFYSEAYNLVFGRDVNKELHVTCKILDSYGATVSHFGQRRQIKPGTVAIVSSALDIHDMAEGNYALSLEVDDGENGATASATKPFQLLVGGRELSPGVPAEMFTGEDAAYLERVLKYVLTSNQKATLKELSLEGKMRFFEEFWIRSDPDPSTRLNEFKVELFRRYNYSNEHYSIGIANKQDGWETDRGRVYIVYGEPDEIEYYPSTSDLNPFEKWNYYSLGTQGNRYFIFEDETGYGDYRLAHSDAKGEPIDPVWQDRIEQGALNNY, encoded by the coding sequence ATGAGAATAGTACTATCGTTTCTGTTGTGTATGTTGGCACTGCAGACAGCCAGCTTTGGACAGGCTGAAGCTCAGCAGGAGAGAATTGCAGCGTGGCTCGACTATGCTTGCTTCAAGTTCGAACCGAATGACAGCCTGACATTGGTTGAATTCTACTACGGACTCCAGCGATATCAGCTGACCTTTGCATCAACAGATTCCAACTATGCAGCCACTGCATTTGTCTGGATAGAAATCCTCGATGAGGATGGCTCCACTCTGGACACTCTCTACAAGAAAATCACTACCAGTGTTAAGTCGCCTGCCGAGACTAATAACCGTAATGTGAGGCTGACAGACCAGATAGCCACTTCCTTGAGGCCGGGTACATATATTGCGAGCCTTTACATCGAAGATGTCGAATCACATGTCGAAAACGTGGCATTATCTGGGAAGTATGGCCAGAGAAAAGTTAAGGTGCTGGTGCCGAGTTTCAATACCGATCGACTCACGATGTCCGGGATTGAACTCGCTTACAGGATTGACTTGCTGCCGCAGGGAGTTCAGACGTCTGAGTATAAGTCAATCGACAAGAGCCAGCGGAGAGTCATTCCGAACCCCTCTCGCATCTTCGTCAACGAGGACAGCATGATGTACTTCTACAGCGAAGCCTACAACCTGGTATTCGGACGCGACGTCAACAAAGAACTCCACGTAACCTGCAAGATTCTTGATTCTTACGGAGCAACCGTGTCTCATTTCGGGCAGCGCAGGCAGATAAAACCGGGCACGGTTGCCATTGTCTCGTCGGCGCTGGATATTCATGATATGGCTGAAGGCAATTATGCACTGAGCCTTGAAGTTGATGACGGCGAGAATGGAGCGACTGCCTCAGCCACGAAACCGTTTCAATTATTGGTCGGCGGCAGGGAGTTGAGTCCCGGCGTACCAGCCGAGATGTTCACCGGGGAGGATGCCGCCTATCTGGAGAGGGTACTAAAATACGTTCTGACCTCGAACCAGAAGGCAACGCTGAAGGAGCTGAGCCTCGAAGGAAAAATGAGGTTTTTTGAGGAGTTCTGGATCAGATCGGATCCCGATCCATCTACGCGGCTTAACGAGTTCAAGGTTGAGCTTTTCAGGAGATACAACTACTCGAATGAACATTACTCGATCGGCATAGCAAACAAGCAGGATGGCTGGGAGACCGATCGCGGGAGAGTCTACATAGTATACGGTGAACCGGATGAGATAGAATACTATCCATCCACTTCAGATCTCAATCCGTTCGAGAAATGGAACTACTACTCACTCGGAACACAGGGCAACAGGTACTTCATATTCGAAGATGAGACCGGATATGGCGATTACCGTCTTGCGCACTCCGACGCCAAAGGAGAACCGATCGATCCAGTGTGGCAAGATAGAATTGAGCAGGGAGCGCTGAACAACTATTGA
- a CDS encoding methyltransferase domain-containing protein — translation MKKEWVRSIVDDISRSSIGVDHPSARAERACACDLISLLPFNGDGMTVLDIGMDCGFRFAPLAFLNYRVFGIEPSGESSNASAECDYAATGVEVMRCAFPGESVPFQDGSFDWIILSNLPDGCSESAATVFSEIRRLMKPTSRMILKSHNPSRPIDAQASDKAVRQGEDVISGRITEERELVRRMAACPGELSERVEKNGFRVVLRMYRDYSVYCKPFLTRYICHIARFIRPRLCDTLVTVCTKK, via the coding sequence GTGAAGAAAGAATGGGTCAGATCAATAGTGGATGACATAAGCCGATCCAGCATTGGCGTCGATCATCCTTCAGCGCGAGCCGAACGCGCCTGTGCATGCGATTTGATCTCGCTTCTGCCATTCAACGGGGATGGCATGACAGTGCTCGACATCGGGATGGACTGTGGATTTAGATTTGCTCCACTTGCATTCCTGAATTACAGAGTATTCGGGATCGAGCCATCCGGGGAATCGAGCAATGCGTCAGCAGAATGCGACTATGCAGCGACCGGTGTCGAGGTGATGCGCTGTGCCTTTCCGGGTGAGTCTGTTCCTTTTCAAGACGGTAGTTTTGACTGGATAATACTCTCGAATCTTCCTGATGGCTGTTCTGAATCGGCTGCAACAGTGTTCTCCGAGATCAGGCGGTTGATGAAACCGACGTCTCGGATGATTCTCAAGTCGCATAACCCCTCTCGTCCGATAGACGCACAAGCGTCCGACAAAGCAGTGCGCCAAGGCGAGGATGTCATTTCCGGCAGGATTACTGAAGAAAGGGAGCTGGTACGCAGAATGGCAGCGTGCCCCGGAGAGCTCTCAGAGCGAGTCGAAAAGAACGGATTCCGGGTGGTACTCCGGATGTACCGTGACTACAGTGTCTACTGCAAGCCGTTCCTGACTCGCTACATCTGCCACATCGCGAGATTCATCAGGCCCCGTCTGTGTGACACTCTTGTAACTGTCTGCACAAAGAAGTAA
- a CDS encoding sigma-54 dependent transcriptional regulator, whose protein sequence is MTEKILVVDDDKLVNEFVEETLTRSGYDVTSSMSGEDALELINIEDFDLILSDVRMPRMDGIELLKRIRKTSPASMVIMITAFGTVKNAVEAMKIGAHDYILKPFSPEELELTVKRALDYHDLRAENDMLRAEVGRKYSFDNIVGKNKTLTDVFDLVKVAADSKATILITGESGTGKELIAKAIHYNSPRSDEAFIRVNCASLPENLIESELFGHEKGAFTGAIKQTKGRFELADEGTLLLDEISELPMALQAKLLRVLQEYEFERVGSGTPIKVDVRVIATSNRNLKSEIRQGNFREDLFYRLNVIQIEIPPLRARKDDIPALVDHFVEKYNEENARSIDKVDEAAMKILLNHHWPGNVRELENIVQRGVVTCRANTITAELLPEYLSMGESMDSGDVRLPMPVSIAELEKYAIMESLKFTGNNRSKAADILGITSRTLRNKLAEYGMKRNPVEVEEETS, encoded by the coding sequence ATGACGGAAAAAATCCTGGTCGTTGATGACGACAAACTGGTCAACGAGTTCGTCGAAGAAACTCTGACTCGGTCCGGCTATGATGTCACGTCTTCCATGTCTGGTGAGGACGCTCTTGAGTTGATAAATATAGAGGACTTCGATCTCATACTTTCTGATGTCAGGATGCCGAGGATGGATGGCATCGAGCTGCTCAAACGAATCAGAAAAACTTCACCCGCATCGATGGTGATAATGATTACCGCATTCGGTACGGTCAAGAATGCGGTAGAAGCTATGAAGATTGGCGCACATGATTACATTCTGAAACCGTTTTCTCCTGAAGAGTTGGAGTTGACTGTCAAGAGGGCTCTTGATTACCATGATTTGCGCGCCGAAAACGATATGCTCAGAGCAGAGGTCGGTAGGAAATACAGTTTCGACAACATCGTGGGAAAGAACAAGACGCTTACCGATGTTTTTGATCTTGTGAAAGTTGCGGCAGACAGCAAGGCGACGATTCTGATCACTGGCGAATCCGGCACCGGCAAAGAGCTCATCGCAAAGGCGATTCATTATAACAGCCCTCGAAGTGATGAAGCGTTCATTCGCGTAAACTGTGCGTCTCTGCCGGAAAACCTCATAGAGAGCGAGCTTTTCGGCCACGAGAAAGGTGCATTCACCGGGGCGATCAAGCAGACCAAGGGACGGTTCGAGCTTGCTGATGAAGGGACTCTGCTGCTGGACGAAATCTCGGAGCTGCCGATGGCGCTCCAGGCGAAGTTGCTCCGTGTACTTCAGGAATACGAGTTTGAGAGAGTCGGCTCCGGAACGCCAATCAAAGTCGATGTACGTGTCATAGCAACTTCAAACAGAAATCTAAAGTCTGAAATCAGACAAGGCAACTTCCGTGAGGATCTATTCTATCGTTTGAATGTGATCCAGATCGAAATCCCTCCCTTGCGCGCTCGCAAGGATGATATTCCGGCACTTGTAGACCACTTCGTGGAGAAATACAACGAAGAGAATGCGCGCTCAATTGACAAAGTCGATGAGGCAGCTATGAAGATATTGCTGAATCATCATTGGCCCGGGAACGTCCGGGAACTGGAAAATATAGTCCAAAGGGGTGTTGTTACATGCAGGGCTAACACGATTACAGCAGAGCTCCTGCCGGAGTATCTGTCTATGGGAGAGAGCATGGACTCAGGAGACGTCCGTCTGCCCATGCCCGTCTCGATCGCCGAACTTGAAAAATACGCGATCATGGAATCGCTGAAATTCACCGGCAACAATCGATCCAAAGCGGCTGATATTCTCGGGATCACGTCAAGAACTCTTAGAAACAAGCTTGCTGAATATGGCATGAAGAGGAATCCTGTGGAGGTCGAAGAGGAAACGAGTTGA